From a single Patescibacteria group bacterium genomic region:
- a CDS encoding LAGLIDADG family homing endonuclease, which yields MKPKISADYVIGLVDGEGCFYVNVRKAAHKKWRPRVQAHLYIKLKQEDFPLLKEVNTFFGCGKVYYQKETRSNHTPCFRFEVNSHKDLIRVVVPFFETHPLQSSKDTDFLIFKDIVRLIETKEHLTEEGLEKIRNLKKQMNLGARRVREIRSHGGNAK from the coding sequence GTGAAACCTAAGATATCAGCAGATTATGTTATTGGATTAGTAGATGGAGAGGGGTGCTTCTATGTTAATGTAAGAAAGGCCGCACACAAAAAATGGCGGCCACGGGTACAAGCTCACTTGTACATTAAACTGAAACAGGAAGATTTCCCCTTACTAAAAGAAGTAAACACTTTTTTTGGATGTGGAAAGGTATATTATCAGAAAGAAACAAGGAGTAATCACACACCTTGTTTTAGATTTGAGGTAAATTCTCATAAAGACCTCATACGGGTAGTAGTGCCATTCTTTGAAACACACCCATTACAAAGTTCAAAAGACACAGATTTCTTAATATTCAAAGACATTGTTAGGTTGATAGAAACAAAAGAACATCTAACCGAAGAGGGTCTGGAGAAGATAAGAAATCTAAAAAAGCAAATGAATCTTGGGGCTCGCCGTGTGCGGGAAATCCGCTCGCACGGTGGGAACGCGAAGTAA
- the mnmA gene encoding tRNA 2-thiouridine(34) synthase MnmA has protein sequence MKEKIGKGKKVVLALSGGVDSAVSAALLKKQGYEVTCVHMVCWEKDGEGCSSDPDRVDAAKIAGFLDLPLLVWDFTKEYKKKVIDYFYSEYKAGRTPNPDVMCNKEIKFGLFFKKAFKDLKVDFVATGHYARVRRDDFNKYKLLKGADPSKDQSYFLYPLTSEILSKTIFPIGEYTKIQVREIAKEMGLPVWYKPDSQGICFVGKVDIREFLNERIKQKKGKVLGTAGNIIGEHIGAWFYTIGQRHGFRVEDRESPQPLYVVAKDVNKNILTVGPYEEAFCDEFEVKTGFNPPEADSTRIEIRIRHLGELYPVTSIKEQKGIITVKLGKKAFGVALGQSAVFYCKDTVLGGGVIV, from the coding sequence ATGAAAGAAAAAATTGGAAAAGGAAAAAAGGTAGTTTTGGCTTTATCAGGTGGTGTGGATTCCGCCGTGTCCGCCGCTTTATTAAAAAAGCAAGGGTATGAGGTAACCTGTGTTCATATGGTCTGTTGGGAAAAAGATGGCGAGGGCTGTTCTTCTGATCCAGATAGGGTAGATGCGGCGAAAATAGCCGGTTTTTTGGACTTGCCTCTTTTGGTTTGGGATTTTACTAAAGAATATAAGAAAAAAGTAATTGATTATTTCTATAGCGAATATAAAGCGGGAAGAACGCCTAATCCCGATGTAATGTGTAATAAAGAAATAAAGTTTGGGCTTTTTTTTAAGAAAGCCTTCAAAGACCTAAAAGTAGATTTTGTGGCAACGGGGCATTACGCGAGAGTGAGAAGGGACGATTTCAATAAATACAAACTTCTTAAAGGGGCGGACCCCTCAAAAGACCAATCTTATTTTTTGTATCCTTTAACTTCAGAGATTTTGTCCAAAACAATTTTTCCAATAGGGGAGTACACAAAAATTCAAGTTAGAGAAATTGCCAAAGAAATGGGTCTGCCCGTATGGTATAAGCCCGATAGTCAAGGAATATGTTTTGTTGGCAAAGTGGATATTAGAGAATTCCTAAACGAAAGAATAAAGCAAAAAAAAGGAAAGGTTTTGGGTACAGCAGGAAATATTATAGGGGAACATATTGGCGCGTGGTTTTATACTATTGGGCAAAGGCACGGGTTTAGAGTGGAAGATAGAGAATCCCCCCAACCTTTATATGTAGTTGCAAAAGATGTGAACAAAAACATCCTTACAGTCGGTCCCTACGAAGAAGCTTTTTGCGATGAATTTGAGGTAAAAACAGGGTTCAACCCGCCCGAGGCGGATTCAACCCGAATCGAAATTAGAATTAGACATTTGGGAGAGCTTTATCCCGTAACATCTATTAAAGAGCAAAAGGGTATTATAACGGTAAAGCTTGGCAAAAAAGCGTTTGGGGTAGCGCTAGGGCAAAGCGCTGTTTTTTATTGCAAAGATACAGTATTGGGAGGAGGGGTTATTGTTTAA